Proteins from a genomic interval of Indicator indicator isolate 239-I01 chromosome 1, UM_Iind_1.1, whole genome shotgun sequence:
- the PCF11 gene encoding pre-mRNA cleavage complex 2 protein Pcf11 isoform X5, whose product MSTPESSAGSSEAREDACRDYQSSLEDLTFNSKPHINMLTILAEENVPFAKDIVSLIEAQIAKAPASEKLPVMYLMDSIVKNVGREYLTAFTKNLVATFICVFEKVDENTRKSLFKLRSTWDDIFPLKKLYALDVRVNSLDPAWPIKPLPPNVNTSSIHVNPKFLNKSPEESAAPTSAVTSGASTPPAVPEIQKNLTQEQLIRQQLLAKQKQLLELQQKKLELELEQTKAQLAVSLSVQQGSSSVASVPAPSKQHMSPTPHMTVKPPHQTTVQSEKNKPSPSPPLHDTKIVNRDPRLNRVAQHSSHAKDQSHRKEFPPSMTSQSDTKANKTTQAEKQNSTKQEKLKASEKTQKKEIDQSEAKSKSPSPLKNKIPSTKDTKSQECESTKVSEISKRDPRLKRHLQDKSEGKEDEVKEKRRSTEKKEKEEHKTGEHRPAGSRNKVVNGAVQKQDTTTEESEKQGGKQGRSSSRKRSRSRSPKARSPSTHSPKRRERRSPKRRLRSLSPTSSTPKVGKIRQIGTKQSHVEESTQAARDERNSNKRNTKQEVRDPRRVKKAQEDRPQETASQHSTKASPDPKENAENWQGSKSGKRWKSGWEENKNSQQNEEHQALGKTPHQRHRENWPASKGILSARAPKQQHRLSVDANLQIPKELTSASKRELLKKANERLTSGEITQDEFLMVAHQIRQLFQYQEGKHRCSVWDSPTEEKCGLKKKPLLSDAELTYYEHKAKLKRTQVQHSLSRLDLLDPDDLLDYHIPDALLSGIECDQAKAKRGVQFDRKEPFGERSRRHSPVSGTNRSFPDNLSPLESRRRIEEQSATKGAREEPRSPFSERFKRARFEDPEKAPFPESPGSRFGGIEAKQRITALMEDRPLFDGSPRPAAARVGVDGQGSPFVDGPAAGSSSRIDGPPGQAAMRFEGPLVGAGASQFDGPHAGAGGAGALRFDGPPGQLAGALRFEGPPGQVGGGGPLRFEGPLGQIGGPLRFEGPAGQPVGGPRFEGPGVGLRFEGPRGQPSGGLRFEGPHGQPMGPRGQPGGGLRFEGPHGQPLGPHGQPGGGLRFEGPHLQPLGPHGQPGGGLRFEGPHGQPMGPHGPSGGGLRFEGPHGPSGLRLEGPHGQPGVGPRLIDGPVHQGAGGLRFDGPLGRAGPRFDGCHAAGFDGQPGQLSLLQRFDGIHGQPGPRFERVPGQQAQPRFDTPIPQRFDGPHQSASRFDLPLGLQGARFENVANHPASRLEMSPYGQGGPFVDHPGQGYNGPSHGMQFQRPDLFDGSPGPNFNGPAGPGAQNFPLRAAGHYFDEKGLQGPQYGNFNNMPMGSNQVRTDVSLMSAQPGSYSQGQQYLPNPGSFVQNPTGALPHSYPDNHLGQLDVNELFAKLLSTGILKLSKTDSTSAQVNETSTQPAAEEEEDDQNEDQNVPDLTNFIVEELRQRYDSVINRLYTGIQCYSCGMRFTTSQTDVYADHLDWHYRQNRTEKDVSRKITHRRWYYSLTDWIEFEEIADLEERAKSQFFEKAHEEVVLKTQEAAKEKEFQSVPAGPAGAVESCEICQEQFEQYWDEEEEEWHLKNAIRVDEKIYHPSCYEDYQNTSSFDCTPSPSKTPVENPLNIMLNIVKQETEESCDSPKVKEEPDDTPPACAEESTPASTDIKTEPVESV is encoded by the exons GCTCCTGCATCAGAGAAGCTCCCCGTTATGTATCTTATGGATTCCATTGTCAAGAATGTGGGAAGAGAGTATCTTACTGCATTTACTAAAAACCTAGTTGCAACATTTATTTGTGTATTTGAAAAG gTGGATGAAAATACTAGGAAAAGTTTATTTAAATTACGCTCCACATGGGAtgatatttttcctttgaagaaaCTGTATGCACTTGATGTCAGAGTCAACTCATTAGATCCTGCTTGGCCAATTAAACCTCTGCCCCCAAATGTGAATACTTCTAGCATCCATGTGAATCCTAAGTTTTTAAATAAATCG cCAGAGGAATCTGCTGCACCTACCTCTGCTGTCACTTCTGGTGCCTCTACTCCTCCAGCTGTTCCTGAAATACAAAAGAATTTGACACAGGAGCAACTCATAAGGCAGCAATTgcttgcaaagcaaaagcagttgTTAGAActtcaacaaaaaaaattagagctggagctggaacaGACTAAAGCACAGTTG gctGTATCTCTTAGTGTTCAGCAAGGATCATCTAGTGTAGCTTCAGTTCCAGCACCTTCCAAGCAACACATGTCTCCCACTCCTCATATGACAGTTAAACCACCTCATCAAACTACTGTgcaatctgaaaaaaataagcCATCCCCAAGTCCTCCACTTCATGATACAAAAATAGTAAATAGGGATCCTCGACTTAACAGGGTGGCTCAACATTCTTCCCATGCTAAAGATCAGTCTCATAGGAAAGAATTTCCACCAAGCATGACCAGTCAGTCTGATACCAAGGCTAACAAAACAACAcaggctgaaaaacaaaactcaacaaagcaagaaaaactgaaagcaagtgaaaaaacacagaagaaagaaattgacCAGTCAGAAGCAAAATCTAAATCACCCTCCCCTTTGAAAAATAAGATACCCAGTACTAAAGATACTAAAAGCCAAGAATGTGAAAGCACTAAAGTATCTGAAATTAGTAAGCGGGATCCAAGACTGAAGAGACATCTTCAAGATAAGTCAGAGGGCAAAGAGGATGaggtgaaagaaaagaggagaagtacagagaaaaaagaaaaagaggaacatAAGACAGGTGAACATagaccagcaggcagcagaaataAAGTAGTTAATGGTGCTGTTCAGAAACAAGACACGACTACAGAGGAGTCAGAAAAACAGGGTGGAAAACAAGGGAGATCAAGTAGTAGGAAACGGTCACGATCACGCTCTCCTAAAGCACGGTCACCATCCACACATTCTCCAAAAAGACGAGAGAGGAGATCACCCAAAAGACGACTTAGGAGTTTATCTCCCACTTCATCAACTCCTAAAGTTGGAAAGATACGACAGATAGGCACTAAGCAGTCTCACGTTGAAGAAAGCACACAGGCAGCAAGAGATGAAAGAAATTCTAATAAGAGAAATACTAAACAAGAGGTGCGAGATCCGAGGAGAGTGAAAAAAGCCCAAGAAGACAGGCCTCAAGAAACCGCAAGCCAGCATTCTACAAAAGCTTCTCCTGATCCAAAGGAGAATGCAGAAAACTGGCAAGGATCCAAATCAGGCAAGAGGTGGAAATCTGgttgggaagaaaataaaaa CTCACAGCAGAATGAGGAACACCAGGCACTTGGTAAGACCCCTCACCAAAGACACCGGGAAAACTGGCCTGCTAGTAAAGGAATTTTATCAGCCCGagcaccaaagcagcagcaccggTTAAGTGTGGATGCCAATCTACAGATTCCCAAAGAACTGACATCTGCAAGCAAGAGAGAATTACTTAAGAAG GCCAACGAACGCTTAACATCTGGTGAAATAACACAAGATGAGTTCCTCATGGTAGCTCATCAAATCCGACAGCTGTTCCAGTATCAGGAAGGAAAGCACCGATGTAGTGTCTGGGATAGCCCTACAGAGGAAAAATGTGGTTTGAAAAAGAAACCTCTTCTGTCAGATGCAGAATTAACATACTATGAACATAAAGCTAAACTGAAAAGAACACAAGTTCAGCATTCATTGTCAAGGCTTGATTTGCTGGATCCTGATGATCTTTTAGATTATCATATACCTGATGCATTGCTTTCTGGAATAGAATGTGATCAAGCAAAAGCCAAGCGTGGAGTGCAGTTTGACAGGAAAGAACCATTTGGAGAAAGGTCAAGGAGACACTCTCCTGTAAGTGGCACTAACAGATCATTTCCTGATAACCTCTCACCACTGGAGAGTCGACGAAGAATAGAGGAACAAAGTGCTACTAAAGGAGCAAGAG AGGAACCAAGATCACCTTTCAGTGAACGTTTCAAAAGAGCGAGGTTTGAAGATCCAGAGAAAGCACCGTTTCCAGAAAGTCCAGGATCAAGATTTGGAGGCattgaagcaaagcaaaggataACAGCACTAATGGAGGACAGACCTCTATTTGATGGCTCACCTAGACCGGctgctgcaagagttggggtaGATGGACAGGGAAGTCCTTTTGTTGATGGTCCTGCTGCTGGTTCAAGTTCCAGAATTGATGGGccacctggacaagctgctatGAGATTTGAGGGGCCTTTGGTGGGGGCAGGTGCATCTCAGTTTGATGGACCACatgcaggagcagggggagctgGAGCGCTAAGATTTGATGGGcccccagggcagctggcaggggccTTGAGGTTTGAAGGACCCCCCGGACAAGTTGGTGGAGGAGGTCCACTAAGGTTTGAGGGACCTCTTGGGCAGATAGGTGGGCCTTTGCGGTTTGAGGGGCCTGCAGGGCAGCCTGTAGGTGGTCCGAGATTTGAAGGACCTGGAGTTGGGCTCAGGTTTGAGGGTCCCCGTGGTCAGCCTTCAGGTGGTCTCAGGTTTGAGGGACCTCATGGTCAACCTATGGGGCCTCGAGGTCAACCAGGGGGTGGTCTCAGGTTTGAGGGACCCCATGGTCAGCCCTTGGGGCCTCATGGTCAACCAGGGGGTGGCCTCAGGTTTGAGGGACCACATTTACAGCCATTGGGGCCCCATGGTCAACCTGGAGGTGGCCTCAGATTTGAGGGCCCACATGGTCAGCCTATGGGGCCACATGGACCATCAGGTGGTGGGCTTAGGTTTGAGGGGCCACATGGACCATCAGGGCTCAGATTGGAAGGACCACATGGTCAGCCAGGTGTAGGTCCTAGGTTGATCGATGGACCAGTAcaccagggagctggtggactTAGATTTGATGGTCCTCTGGGTCGGGCTGGTCCCAGATTTGATGGTTGTCATGCAGCTGGGTTCGATGGTCAGCCTGGACAGCTGTCGCTCTTGCAAAGATTTGATGGAATtcatgggcagcctggcccaagATTTGAAAGGGTGCCTGGCCAACAGGCACAACCGCGATTTGATACACCCATACCTCAGAGATTTGATGGACCCCACCAGTCAGCCTCCAGATTTGACTTGCCCCTTGGCCTTCAAGGTGCACGTTTTGAAAATGTAGCTAACCACCCTGCCTCAAGACTAGAAATGTCACCATACGGACAAGGTGGTCCATTTGTTGACCATCCTGGACAGGGATACAATGGACCATCTCATGGGATGCAATTCCAGAGACCTGATCTGTTTGACGGGTCACCTGGACCAAATTTCAATGGGCCAGCTGGCCCAGGAGCACAGAATTTCCCGTTGAGAGCAGCTGGACATTACTTTGATGAAAAAGGTCTTCAAGGTCCTCAGTATGGAAACTTCAACAATATGCCAATGGGAAGTAACCAGGTAAGAACTGAT GTTTCTCTCATGTCTGCTCAGCCAGGGTCTTACAGCCAAGGTCAACAGTATTTGCCAAATCCTGGAAGTTTCGTTCAGAACCCCACAG GAGCCCTTCCACATTCCTACCCTGATAACCACCTTGGACAGCTTGATGTCAATGAGTTATTTGCTAAACTGCTGTCAACAGGGATCCTCAAACTGTCAAAAACTGATTCTACTTCAGCAC AAGTGAATGAAACCTCaacccagccagctgctgaagaggaagaagatgacCAGAATGAAGATCAGAATGTTCCAGACCTCACTAACTTCATAGTTGAAGAACTTAGACA GCGTTATGATAGTGTTATAAATCGCCTGTACACGGGAATTCAGTGTTACTCATGTGGAATGAGATTCACCACATCGCAGACAGATGTTTATGCAGATCATTTAGATTGGCATTATCGTCAAAACCGGACGGAGAAAGATGTTAGCAGGAAAATTACCCACAGAAGATGGTACTACAGTTTAACG GACTGGATTGAATTTGAAGAAATAGCTGATCTAGAGGAGCGTGCAAAAAGCCAGTTCTTTGAAAAAGCCCATGAAGAGGTTGTGTTGAAGACACAAGAAGCTGCGAAAGAGAAGGAGTTTCAGAGTGTCCCTGCTGGACCAGCTGGAGCAGTTGAG AGCTGTGAAATTTGCCAAGAGCAATTTGAACAGTACTgggatgaggaagaggaagagtggCACCTGAAGAATGCAATCAGAGTAGATGAAAAG ATTTACCATCCATCTTGCTATGAAGATTACCAGAAT ACATCATCATTTGATTGCACACCATCTCCCAGCAAGACTCCTGTAGAAAATCCTCTAAACATAATGTTGAACATTGTTAAGCAGGAAACAGAAGAGTCCTGTGACTCACCTAAAGTCAAAGAAGAACCTGATGACACCCCTCCTGCCTGTGCAGAAGAGAGCACGCCTGCATCTACAGATATTAAAACAGAACCTGTTGAGTCTGTTTAA
- the PCF11 gene encoding pre-mRNA cleavage complex 2 protein Pcf11 isoform X6, translating into MSTPESSAGSSEAREDACRDYQSSLEDLTFNSKPHINMLTILAEENVPFAKDIVSLIEAQIAKAPASEKLPVMYLMDSIVKNVGREYLTAFTKNLVATFICVFEKVDENTRKSLFKLRSTWDDIFPLKKLYALDVRVNSLDPAWPIKPLPPNVNTSSIHVNPKFLNKSPEESAAPTSAVTSGASTPPAVPEIQKNLTQEQLIRQQLLAKQKQLLELQQKKLELELEQTKAQLAVSLSVQQGSSSVASVPAPSKQHMSPTPHMTVKPPHQTTVQSEKNKPSPSPPLHDTKIVNRDPRLNRVAQHSSHAKDQSHRKEFPPSMTSQSDTKANKTTQAEKQNSTKQEKLKASEKTQKKEIDQSEAKSKSPSPLKNKIPSTKDTKSQECESTKVSEISKRDPRLKRHLQDKSEGKEDEVKEKRRSTEKKEKEEHKTGEHRPAGSRNKVVNGAVQKQDTTTEESEKQGGKQGRSSSRKRSRSRSPKARSPSTHSPKRRERRSPKRRLRSLSPTSSTPKVGKIRQIGTKQSHVEESTQAARDERNSNKRNTKQEVRDPRRVKKAQEDRPQETASQHSTKASPDPKENAENWQGSKSGKRWKSGWEENKNSQQNEEHQALGKTPHQRHRENWPASKGILSARAPKQQHRLSVDANLQIPKELTSASKRELLKKANERLTSGEITQDEFLMVAHQIRQLFQYQEGKHRCSVWDSPTEEKCGLKKKPLLSDAELTYYEHKAKLKRTQVQHSLSRLDLLDPDDLLDYHIPDALLSGIECDQAKAKRGVQFDRKEPFGERSRRHSPVSGTNRSFPDNLSPLESRRRIEEQSATKGAREEPRSPFSERFKRARFEDPEKAPFPESPGSRFGGIEAKQRITALMEDRPLFDGSPRPAAARVGVDGQGSPFVDGPAAGSSSRIDGPPGQAAMRFEGPLVGAGASQFDGPHAGAGGAGALRFDGPPGQLAGALRFEGPPGQVGGGGPLRFEGPLGQIGGPLRFEGPAGQPVGGPRFEGPGVGLRFEGPRGQPSGGLRFEGPHGQPMGPRGQPGGGLRFEGPHGQPLGPHGQPGGGLRFEGPHLQPLGPHGQPGGGLRFEGPHGQPMGPHGPSGGGLRFEGPHGPSGLRLEGPHGQPGVGPRLIDGPVHQGAGGLRFDGPLGRAGPRFDGCHAAGFDGQPGQLSLLQRFDGIHGQPGPRFERVPGQQAQPRFDTPIPQRFDGPHQSASRFDLPLGLQGARFENVANHPASRLEMSPYGQGGPFVDHPGQGYNGPSHGMQFQRPDLFDGSPGPNFNGPAGPGAQNFPLRAAGHYFDEKGLQGPQYGNFNNMPMGSNQVRTDVSLMSAQPGSYSQGQQYLPNPGSFVQNPTGALPHSYPDNHLGQLDVNELFAKLLSTGILKLSKTDSTSALNETSTQPAAEEEEDDQNEDQNVPDLTNFIVEELRQRYDSVINRLYTGIQCYSCGMRFTTSQTDVYADHLDWHYRQNRTEKDVSRKITHRRWYYSLTDWIEFEEIADLEERAKSQFFEKAHEEVVLKTQEAAKEKEFQSVPAGPAGAVESCEICQEQFEQYWDEEEEEWHLKNAIRVDEKIYHPSCYEDYQNTSSFDCTPSPSKTPVENPLNIMLNIVKQETEESCDSPKVKEEPDDTPPACAEESTPASTDIKTEPVESV; encoded by the exons GCTCCTGCATCAGAGAAGCTCCCCGTTATGTATCTTATGGATTCCATTGTCAAGAATGTGGGAAGAGAGTATCTTACTGCATTTACTAAAAACCTAGTTGCAACATTTATTTGTGTATTTGAAAAG gTGGATGAAAATACTAGGAAAAGTTTATTTAAATTACGCTCCACATGGGAtgatatttttcctttgaagaaaCTGTATGCACTTGATGTCAGAGTCAACTCATTAGATCCTGCTTGGCCAATTAAACCTCTGCCCCCAAATGTGAATACTTCTAGCATCCATGTGAATCCTAAGTTTTTAAATAAATCG cCAGAGGAATCTGCTGCACCTACCTCTGCTGTCACTTCTGGTGCCTCTACTCCTCCAGCTGTTCCTGAAATACAAAAGAATTTGACACAGGAGCAACTCATAAGGCAGCAATTgcttgcaaagcaaaagcagttgTTAGAActtcaacaaaaaaaattagagctggagctggaacaGACTAAAGCACAGTTG gctGTATCTCTTAGTGTTCAGCAAGGATCATCTAGTGTAGCTTCAGTTCCAGCACCTTCCAAGCAACACATGTCTCCCACTCCTCATATGACAGTTAAACCACCTCATCAAACTACTGTgcaatctgaaaaaaataagcCATCCCCAAGTCCTCCACTTCATGATACAAAAATAGTAAATAGGGATCCTCGACTTAACAGGGTGGCTCAACATTCTTCCCATGCTAAAGATCAGTCTCATAGGAAAGAATTTCCACCAAGCATGACCAGTCAGTCTGATACCAAGGCTAACAAAACAACAcaggctgaaaaacaaaactcaacaaagcaagaaaaactgaaagcaagtgaaaaaacacagaagaaagaaattgacCAGTCAGAAGCAAAATCTAAATCACCCTCCCCTTTGAAAAATAAGATACCCAGTACTAAAGATACTAAAAGCCAAGAATGTGAAAGCACTAAAGTATCTGAAATTAGTAAGCGGGATCCAAGACTGAAGAGACATCTTCAAGATAAGTCAGAGGGCAAAGAGGATGaggtgaaagaaaagaggagaagtacagagaaaaaagaaaaagaggaacatAAGACAGGTGAACATagaccagcaggcagcagaaataAAGTAGTTAATGGTGCTGTTCAGAAACAAGACACGACTACAGAGGAGTCAGAAAAACAGGGTGGAAAACAAGGGAGATCAAGTAGTAGGAAACGGTCACGATCACGCTCTCCTAAAGCACGGTCACCATCCACACATTCTCCAAAAAGACGAGAGAGGAGATCACCCAAAAGACGACTTAGGAGTTTATCTCCCACTTCATCAACTCCTAAAGTTGGAAAGATACGACAGATAGGCACTAAGCAGTCTCACGTTGAAGAAAGCACACAGGCAGCAAGAGATGAAAGAAATTCTAATAAGAGAAATACTAAACAAGAGGTGCGAGATCCGAGGAGAGTGAAAAAAGCCCAAGAAGACAGGCCTCAAGAAACCGCAAGCCAGCATTCTACAAAAGCTTCTCCTGATCCAAAGGAGAATGCAGAAAACTGGCAAGGATCCAAATCAGGCAAGAGGTGGAAATCTGgttgggaagaaaataaaaa CTCACAGCAGAATGAGGAACACCAGGCACTTGGTAAGACCCCTCACCAAAGACACCGGGAAAACTGGCCTGCTAGTAAAGGAATTTTATCAGCCCGagcaccaaagcagcagcaccggTTAAGTGTGGATGCCAATCTACAGATTCCCAAAGAACTGACATCTGCAAGCAAGAGAGAATTACTTAAGAAG GCCAACGAACGCTTAACATCTGGTGAAATAACACAAGATGAGTTCCTCATGGTAGCTCATCAAATCCGACAGCTGTTCCAGTATCAGGAAGGAAAGCACCGATGTAGTGTCTGGGATAGCCCTACAGAGGAAAAATGTGGTTTGAAAAAGAAACCTCTTCTGTCAGATGCAGAATTAACATACTATGAACATAAAGCTAAACTGAAAAGAACACAAGTTCAGCATTCATTGTCAAGGCTTGATTTGCTGGATCCTGATGATCTTTTAGATTATCATATACCTGATGCATTGCTTTCTGGAATAGAATGTGATCAAGCAAAAGCCAAGCGTGGAGTGCAGTTTGACAGGAAAGAACCATTTGGAGAAAGGTCAAGGAGACACTCTCCTGTAAGTGGCACTAACAGATCATTTCCTGATAACCTCTCACCACTGGAGAGTCGACGAAGAATAGAGGAACAAAGTGCTACTAAAGGAGCAAGAG AGGAACCAAGATCACCTTTCAGTGAACGTTTCAAAAGAGCGAGGTTTGAAGATCCAGAGAAAGCACCGTTTCCAGAAAGTCCAGGATCAAGATTTGGAGGCattgaagcaaagcaaaggataACAGCACTAATGGAGGACAGACCTCTATTTGATGGCTCACCTAGACCGGctgctgcaagagttggggtaGATGGACAGGGAAGTCCTTTTGTTGATGGTCCTGCTGCTGGTTCAAGTTCCAGAATTGATGGGccacctggacaagctgctatGAGATTTGAGGGGCCTTTGGTGGGGGCAGGTGCATCTCAGTTTGATGGACCACatgcaggagcagggggagctgGAGCGCTAAGATTTGATGGGcccccagggcagctggcaggggccTTGAGGTTTGAAGGACCCCCCGGACAAGTTGGTGGAGGAGGTCCACTAAGGTTTGAGGGACCTCTTGGGCAGATAGGTGGGCCTTTGCGGTTTGAGGGGCCTGCAGGGCAGCCTGTAGGTGGTCCGAGATTTGAAGGACCTGGAGTTGGGCTCAGGTTTGAGGGTCCCCGTGGTCAGCCTTCAGGTGGTCTCAGGTTTGAGGGACCTCATGGTCAACCTATGGGGCCTCGAGGTCAACCAGGGGGTGGTCTCAGGTTTGAGGGACCCCATGGTCAGCCCTTGGGGCCTCATGGTCAACCAGGGGGTGGCCTCAGGTTTGAGGGACCACATTTACAGCCATTGGGGCCCCATGGTCAACCTGGAGGTGGCCTCAGATTTGAGGGCCCACATGGTCAGCCTATGGGGCCACATGGACCATCAGGTGGTGGGCTTAGGTTTGAGGGGCCACATGGACCATCAGGGCTCAGATTGGAAGGACCACATGGTCAGCCAGGTGTAGGTCCTAGGTTGATCGATGGACCAGTAcaccagggagctggtggactTAGATTTGATGGTCCTCTGGGTCGGGCTGGTCCCAGATTTGATGGTTGTCATGCAGCTGGGTTCGATGGTCAGCCTGGACAGCTGTCGCTCTTGCAAAGATTTGATGGAATtcatgggcagcctggcccaagATTTGAAAGGGTGCCTGGCCAACAGGCACAACCGCGATTTGATACACCCATACCTCAGAGATTTGATGGACCCCACCAGTCAGCCTCCAGATTTGACTTGCCCCTTGGCCTTCAAGGTGCACGTTTTGAAAATGTAGCTAACCACCCTGCCTCAAGACTAGAAATGTCACCATACGGACAAGGTGGTCCATTTGTTGACCATCCTGGACAGGGATACAATGGACCATCTCATGGGATGCAATTCCAGAGACCTGATCTGTTTGACGGGTCACCTGGACCAAATTTCAATGGGCCAGCTGGCCCAGGAGCACAGAATTTCCCGTTGAGAGCAGCTGGACATTACTTTGATGAAAAAGGTCTTCAAGGTCCTCAGTATGGAAACTTCAACAATATGCCAATGGGAAGTAACCAGGTAAGAACTGAT GTTTCTCTCATGTCTGCTCAGCCAGGGTCTTACAGCCAAGGTCAACAGTATTTGCCAAATCCTGGAAGTTTCGTTCAGAACCCCACAG GAGCCCTTCCACATTCCTACCCTGATAACCACCTTGGACAGCTTGATGTCAATGAGTTATTTGCTAAACTGCTGTCAACAGGGATCCTCAAACTGTCAAAAACTGATTCTACTTCAGCAC TGAATGAAACCTCaacccagccagctgctgaagaggaagaagatgacCAGAATGAAGATCAGAATGTTCCAGACCTCACTAACTTCATAGTTGAAGAACTTAGACA GCGTTATGATAGTGTTATAAATCGCCTGTACACGGGAATTCAGTGTTACTCATGTGGAATGAGATTCACCACATCGCAGACAGATGTTTATGCAGATCATTTAGATTGGCATTATCGTCAAAACCGGACGGAGAAAGATGTTAGCAGGAAAATTACCCACAGAAGATGGTACTACAGTTTAACG GACTGGATTGAATTTGAAGAAATAGCTGATCTAGAGGAGCGTGCAAAAAGCCAGTTCTTTGAAAAAGCCCATGAAGAGGTTGTGTTGAAGACACAAGAAGCTGCGAAAGAGAAGGAGTTTCAGAGTGTCCCTGCTGGACCAGCTGGAGCAGTTGAG AGCTGTGAAATTTGCCAAGAGCAATTTGAACAGTACTgggatgaggaagaggaagagtggCACCTGAAGAATGCAATCAGAGTAGATGAAAAG ATTTACCATCCATCTTGCTATGAAGATTACCAGAAT ACATCATCATTTGATTGCACACCATCTCCCAGCAAGACTCCTGTAGAAAATCCTCTAAACATAATGTTGAACATTGTTAAGCAGGAAACAGAAGAGTCCTGTGACTCACCTAAAGTCAAAGAAGAACCTGATGACACCCCTCCTGCCTGTGCAGAAGAGAGCACGCCTGCATCTACAGATATTAAAACAGAACCTGTTGAGTCTGTTTAA